Proteins from a genomic interval of Deltaproteobacteria bacterium:
- the wecB gene encoding UDP-N-acetylglucosamine 2-epimerase (non-hydrolyzing): protein MSARTILCVFGTRPEAIKMAPVVRALAARAGEFRPVVCVTNQHQEMLDQVLDLFELRVEHRLQVMTSGQTPNDVTVRVLERLPPVLADTRPAAVLVQGDTTTTFAAALASFYDRIPIGHVEAGLRTYRKDSPFPEELNRQMTTVLADWHFAPTAWARDNLLRAGVAPAAITVTGNPVTDALRWIADKVADGADVVPALAPASRVVLVTAHRRENFGPPFVAMCEAMRAIVERHPDVELVYPVHLNPNVQEPVRRILSGVPRVHLPAPVDYASLVALLKRCTLVLTDSGGIQEEAPSLGKPVLVMRDTTERPEGVEAGTAKLVGTDRDRIVAEADRLLTDPAAYAAMAHAHNPYGDGHAGEAIVAALAAGLAENGS from the coding sequence ATGAGCGCACGCACGATCCTGTGCGTGTTCGGGACGCGCCCGGAGGCGATCAAGATGGCGCCCGTCGTGCGCGCGCTCGCCGCGCGGGCCGGCGAGTTCCGCCCCGTCGTATGCGTCACGAACCAGCACCAGGAAATGCTCGACCAGGTCCTCGACCTGTTCGAGCTGCGGGTCGAGCACCGCCTGCAGGTGATGACGAGCGGGCAGACGCCGAACGACGTGACGGTGCGCGTCCTCGAACGCCTGCCGCCGGTGCTCGCCGACACGCGACCCGCCGCGGTGCTCGTGCAGGGCGACACCACGACGACGTTCGCCGCGGCGCTCGCGTCCTTCTACGACCGCATCCCGATCGGACACGTCGAGGCCGGCCTCCGCACGTATCGCAAGGACTCGCCGTTCCCCGAGGAGCTGAACCGCCAGATGACGACGGTGCTCGCCGACTGGCACTTCGCGCCGACGGCCTGGGCGCGCGACAACCTGCTGCGCGCCGGCGTCGCCCCCGCGGCGATCACCGTCACCGGAAATCCCGTCACCGACGCGCTGCGGTGGATCGCCGACAAGGTCGCGGATGGCGCCGACGTCGTCCCCGCGCTCGCGCCGGCGTCCCGGGTCGTCTTGGTGACGGCGCACCGGCGCGAGAATTTCGGCCCGCCTTTCGTGGCGATGTGCGAAGCGATGCGCGCGATCGTCGAGCGGCATCCCGACGTCGAGCTCGTGTACCCGGTGCACCTGAACCCGAACGTGCAGGAACCCGTGCGCCGCATCCTTTCCGGCGTGCCGCGCGTGCACCTGCCGGCCCCCGTCGACTACGCGAGCCTGGTCGCGCTGCTGAAGCGCTGCACCCTCGTGCTGACCGACTCGGGGGGGATCCAGGAGGAGGCGCCGTCGCTCGGAAAGCCCGTGCTGGTGATGCGCGACACGACGGAGCGGCCCGAGGGCGTCGAGGCCGGCACCGCGAAGCTCGTCGGCACCGACCGCGACCGCATCGTCGCCGAGGCCGACCGCCTCCTGACCGACCCCGCCGCGTACGCGGCGATGGCGCACGCCCACAACCCGTATGGGGACGGACATGCCGGCGAGGCGATCGTGGCGGCGCTCGCGGCCGGCCTTGCCGAGAACGGGAGCTGA
- a CDS encoding alkaline phosphatase family protein: MTRFDPPASDHREPTSRLAVRTLATIGALLLLFLLAGWFGYRAYLATPDVVSAVPPPSRHAAAASRVVLFVIDAFTPEKAFDPAVMPTFGRLAAAGASGVVQTDPVTTTAPCVYSLTTGRPGNLVQAIFNFHSRPTTVDSLLSLVAADGGRLALAGDPAWHRQFGWLVPAEDRHESPEPGITIEHHIDAYDAAAVEFLLGKYADPRYRLLVVHLGSLDAVGHMVTPRAPRYAQQMTFLDGLLARTAAAIDTSTTLLLVTGDHGMASRGTHGGEDEARRTPYVLVGPGVRAGVRQDLPQTALTSTLLAVLGLPFLPVSLEPPAPVLLDRPASEAEALVREYFDGKRHATATQASHSVLAGAPATDAEANQALNDVLFGAEESRAGFRTLAAASTMLGVLGAALLLWRSAPRPSERPAAAAHLALALAAPAALALVATGFLWMRSAFAFRSSTIAMAVVTGVLAAAAVVVWIVVRFPRLTRDLDRWRISAFVPTLVVLTAPLVNSHWLHPRPYFELLLLAAVALMVPLVAARERWARLPAVTAAMIYVPQIAIGDWPHLLLPLLAVGVVALALRNLRTERSAPTALAATLVLAIFAAAFGWRAAPSTSLASVVLALFFVVMLTAMVLKEAPRAAAALLIASSTALFLVMASDVHEELVFCATAAVALAVSRIRIDLARPGLVYLVATVLVLLRICLYFELGDQYNISSIRTAPGFLLADSGLPLATVIGLLLLKYGLPWIVILAMALPSLAVADRRWTTHLLDLLVVGYVVRFAAVAAVADPFRVLPNGMDGIVGMFCVTWAELLTFGLVATFAATLVGARRMPAPEVVTVAA; the protein is encoded by the coding sequence GTGACGCGCTTCGACCCACCCGCGAGCGACCACCGCGAGCCGACGAGCCGTCTCGCCGTGCGCACGCTCGCCACGATCGGCGCGCTCCTCCTGCTCTTCCTGCTCGCGGGGTGGTTCGGCTACCGTGCCTACCTCGCAACGCCCGACGTCGTCTCCGCCGTGCCGCCGCCGTCGCGCCACGCCGCGGCCGCCTCGCGCGTCGTGCTGTTCGTGATCGACGCATTCACGCCCGAGAAGGCGTTCGACCCCGCCGTGATGCCGACCTTCGGCCGCCTCGCGGCGGCCGGCGCCTCGGGCGTCGTCCAGACGGATCCCGTCACGACGACCGCGCCCTGCGTCTACAGCCTGACCACCGGCCGGCCCGGCAATCTCGTGCAGGCGATCTTCAACTTCCATTCGCGGCCGACGACGGTGGACTCCTTGCTGAGCCTGGTCGCCGCCGACGGCGGCCGCCTGGCGCTCGCCGGCGATCCCGCCTGGCACCGCCAGTTCGGATGGCTGGTGCCGGCCGAGGACCGCCACGAGTCGCCCGAGCCCGGCATCACGATCGAGCACCACATCGACGCGTACGACGCCGCCGCCGTCGAGTTCCTGCTCGGGAAGTACGCCGACCCGCGCTACCGCCTGCTCGTCGTGCACCTCGGAAGCCTCGACGCCGTCGGGCACATGGTGACGCCGCGTGCGCCGCGCTACGCGCAGCAGATGACGTTCCTCGACGGGCTCCTCGCGCGCACGGCGGCTGCGATCGACACGTCGACGACGCTCCTCCTCGTCACCGGCGACCACGGCATGGCGTCGCGCGGAACGCACGGCGGCGAGGACGAGGCGCGGCGCACGCCGTACGTGCTCGTCGGCCCCGGCGTACGCGCCGGCGTGCGGCAGGACCTCCCGCAGACCGCGCTCACCTCGACGCTCCTCGCGGTGCTCGGGCTGCCGTTCCTGCCGGTTTCGCTCGAGCCGCCCGCCCCGGTCCTCCTCGACCGGCCGGCGTCGGAGGCCGAGGCGCTCGTCCGCGAGTACTTCGACGGCAAGCGGCACGCCACGGCGACGCAAGCATCGCACTCCGTCCTCGCGGGCGCGCCCGCGACCGACGCGGAGGCGAACCAGGCGCTCAACGACGTCCTCTTCGGTGCCGAGGAGTCGCGTGCCGGTTTCCGGACGCTCGCGGCGGCCTCGACCATGCTCGGCGTCCTCGGCGCGGCGCTCCTCCTCTGGCGCTCGGCGCCGCGCCCGAGCGAGCGGCCCGCCGCCGCGGCGCACCTCGCCCTCGCCCTGGCGGCGCCCGCGGCGCTCGCGCTCGTCGCGACCGGATTCCTCTGGATGCGGAGCGCCTTCGCGTTCCGCTCGAGCACGATCGCCATGGCGGTCGTGACCGGCGTGCTCGCGGCGGCGGCGGTCGTCGTCTGGATCGTGGTGCGCTTCCCGCGCCTCACCCGGGATCTCGACCGGTGGCGGATCTCGGCCTTCGTGCCCACGCTCGTCGTCCTGACGGCGCCGCTCGTGAACTCGCACTGGCTCCATCCGCGCCCGTACTTCGAGCTGCTCCTGCTCGCGGCCGTGGCGCTCATGGTCCCGCTCGTCGCCGCTCGCGAACGCTGGGCGCGCCTGCCGGCCGTGACGGCCGCGATGATCTACGTGCCGCAGATCGCGATCGGCGACTGGCCGCACCTGCTCCTGCCGCTCCTCGCGGTCGGCGTCGTGGCGCTCGCGCTGCGGAACCTCCGTACGGAACGCAGCGCCCCGACCGCGCTCGCGGCAACGCTCGTACTCGCGATCTTCGCGGCCGCGTTCGGATGGCGCGCCGCCCCGAGCACGAGCCTCGCGAGCGTCGTGCTGGCGCTCTTCTTCGTCGTCATGCTGACGGCGATGGTCCTCAAGGAAGCGCCCCGCGCGGCGGCGGCGCTCCTGATCGCGTCGAGCACGGCGCTCTTCCTCGTCATGGCCTCGGACGTGCACGAGGAGCTCGTGTTCTGCGCGACCGCGGCCGTCGCGCTCGCGGTGTCGCGGATCCGCATCGACCTCGCGCGGCCCGGCCTCGTCTACCTCGTCGCGACGGTGCTCGTCCTGCTGCGGATATGCCTCTATTTCGAGCTCGGCGACCAGTACAACATCAGCTCGATCCGCACCGCGCCGGGCTTCCTCCTCGCCGACTCCGGGCTGCCCCTCGCGACCGTCATCGGCCTCCTGCTGCTCAAGTACGGCCTGCCGTGGATCGTGATCCTGGCGATGGCCCTGCCCTCGCTCGCGGTGGCGGATCGGCGCTGGACGACGCACCTCCTCGATCTCCTGGTCGTCGGCTACGTGGTGCGCTTCGCGGCCGTCGCGGCGGTCGCCGATCCCTTCCGCGTCCTGCCGAACGGCATGGACGGCATCGTCGGCATGTTCTGCGTGACGTGGGCGGAGCTCCTCACGTTCGGGCTCGTGGCGACGTTCGCGGCGACGCTGGTCGGCGCTCGCCGGATGCCGGCGCCGGAGGTCGTCACCGTCGCGGCCTGA
- a CDS encoding carbamoyltransferase has product MPTVLGLSAYYHDAAACLVRDGAIVAAAQEERFTRKKHDAEFPRHAVAYCLRAGGLRLGDVDYVGFYDKPLLKFERILENYLGVAPKGLGSFLTAMPVWLKEKLFTGDAIRRALGEWEGPLLFTEHHESHAASAFYPSPFAEAAVLTMDGVGEWATSSYAVGRGHDLDLLAELHYPHSLGMLYSAFTYYTGFKVNSGEYKVMGLAPYGEPRYVDRILTDVLQLKEDGSFKLNMALFDYLHGLTMTSGAFDALFGGPPRRPESALTQREMDLAASVQVVTEEIMLRMARHVHRETGMRNLCLAGGVALNCVGNGRLLREGPFEGLWIQPAAGDAGGALGVALAIHHKVLGNARSRNGDGHDAMQGAYLGPAFTDDEIATFLRAAGAVYETLPTDAMLARTAEALAREKVVGWLQGRMEFGPRSLGARSILGDPRSRKMQSVMNLKIKFRESFRPFAPSVLREHVAEYFELDGDSPYMLLVAPVRRERRIAMTDDEQRLFGIDKLNVARSDLPSITHVDYSARIQTVHAATNPLYHALLTRFRDLTGCPVLVNTSFNVRGEPIVCTPKDAYLCFMRTEMDTLVLGSHVLEKDRQPPLTDDVDWRTLYQLD; this is encoded by the coding sequence GCCTCTCGGCGTACTACCACGACGCGGCCGCGTGCCTCGTGCGCGACGGCGCGATCGTCGCGGCGGCGCAGGAGGAGCGCTTCACGCGCAAGAAGCACGACGCGGAGTTCCCGCGCCATGCGGTCGCCTATTGTCTGCGCGCCGGAGGGCTCCGCCTCGGGGACGTCGATTACGTCGGCTTCTACGACAAGCCGCTCCTCAAGTTCGAGCGCATCCTCGAGAACTACCTGGGCGTGGCGCCGAAGGGGCTCGGATCCTTCCTCACCGCCATGCCGGTGTGGCTCAAGGAGAAGCTCTTCACCGGCGACGCCATCCGCCGCGCGCTCGGCGAGTGGGAGGGGCCGCTGCTCTTCACCGAGCACCACGAGTCGCACGCGGCGAGCGCGTTCTATCCCTCGCCGTTCGCGGAGGCGGCGGTGCTCACGATGGACGGCGTCGGCGAGTGGGCGACGTCGTCGTACGCCGTCGGGCGCGGCCACGACCTCGACCTCCTCGCCGAGCTCCACTACCCGCACTCGCTCGGCATGCTCTACTCAGCGTTCACCTACTACACCGGCTTCAAGGTGAACTCGGGCGAGTACAAGGTGATGGGCCTCGCGCCGTACGGCGAGCCGCGCTACGTCGACCGCATACTCACCGACGTGCTGCAGCTGAAGGAGGACGGCTCCTTCAAGCTCAACATGGCGCTCTTCGACTACCTACACGGCCTCACGATGACGAGCGGCGCGTTCGACGCGCTCTTCGGCGGGCCGCCGCGCCGGCCCGAATCGGCGCTCACGCAGCGCGAGATGGACCTCGCGGCGTCGGTGCAGGTCGTGACCGAGGAGATCATGCTGCGGATGGCGCGCCACGTGCACCGCGAAACCGGCATGCGGAACCTCTGCCTGGCGGGCGGCGTGGCGCTGAACTGCGTCGGCAACGGCCGGCTCTTGCGCGAGGGACCGTTCGAGGGCCTGTGGATCCAGCCGGCGGCGGGCGACGCCGGCGGCGCGCTCGGCGTCGCGCTCGCCATCCACCACAAGGTGCTCGGGAACGCGCGGTCGCGGAACGGCGACGGCCACGACGCGATGCAGGGTGCGTATCTCGGGCCCGCGTTCACGGACGACGAGATCGCGACGTTCCTGCGCGCCGCGGGCGCGGTCTACGAGACGCTCCCGACCGACGCGATGCTGGCGCGCACGGCCGAGGCGCTCGCGCGGGAGAAGGTCGTCGGCTGGCTGCAGGGGCGGATGGAGTTCGGACCGCGCTCGCTCGGCGCGCGCAGCATCCTCGGCGACCCGCGCTCGCGCAAGATGCAGTCGGTCATGAACCTGAAGATCAAGTTCCGCGAGAGCTTCCGCCCGTTCGCGCCGAGCGTGCTCCGCGAGCACGTCGCCGAGTACTTCGAGCTCGACGGCGACTCGCCGTACATGCTGCTCGTGGCGCCGGTGCGGCGGGAGCGGCGGATCGCGATGACCGACGACGAGCAGCGCCTCTTCGGAATCGACAAGCTGAACGTCGCGCGCTCGGACCTGCCGTCGATCACGCACGTCGACTACTCGGCGCGCATCCAGACGGTGCACGCCGCGACGAACCCGCTCTATCACGCGCTGCTCACGCGCTTTCGCGATCTGACCGGATGCCCGGTGCTCGTCAACACGAGCTTCAACGTCCGCGGCGAGCCGATCGTGTGCACGCCGAAGGACGCCTACCTCTGCTTCATGCGGACCGAGATGGATACGCTGGTCCTCGGCTCCCACGTCCTCGAGAAGGACCGCCAGCCGCCGCTCACCGACGACGTCGACTGGCGGACGCTCTACCAGCTGGATTGA
- a CDS encoding sulfotransferase yields MTRERPRPFRRLVPANFRDPVGLARRILASRDRAAYFAIVSTALGAAATPLDALLAATLEKLLLGDHVAPKKPVVIVTGAPRSGTTVLSQALIHHLPVTYFNNLTGVFPRAPIAANRLFGRMLPKPAATLHSYYGRTSGFAAENDGLHLWDRWLGADRYAVPERLASETAADLRRFFAAWEHAFGRALVTKNNALATGVPAVAEALPTSRFVYVRRDPVFAAQSILGARETIQGTRAAQYGVNDPARGTYASPIEDVCAQIVYHERRMEEARRIVGDARFWVVDYESFCTAPHAIVERVGREILGVDVDGAAVRRDLPPLRNTNRPKLAAAEMKEITATLARLRAGTAERRNTT; encoded by the coding sequence ATGACCAGAGAGCGCCCGCGTCCGTTCCGACGCCTCGTGCCGGCGAACTTCCGCGATCCCGTCGGGCTCGCGCGGCGGATCCTCGCCTCGCGCGACCGCGCGGCGTACTTCGCGATCGTCAGCACCGCGCTCGGCGCGGCGGCGACCCCGCTCGACGCGCTTCTCGCCGCGACCCTCGAGAAGCTCCTCCTCGGCGATCACGTGGCGCCGAAGAAGCCGGTCGTCATCGTCACCGGCGCGCCACGAAGCGGGACGACCGTGCTCTCGCAGGCGCTCATCCATCACCTGCCGGTCACCTACTTCAACAACCTGACCGGCGTGTTCCCGCGCGCGCCGATCGCCGCCAACCGCCTCTTCGGCCGCATGCTCCCGAAGCCGGCGGCGACGCTCCACAGCTACTACGGGCGCACGAGCGGCTTCGCCGCCGAGAACGACGGCCTGCACCTCTGGGATCGCTGGCTCGGCGCCGACCGCTACGCGGTCCCCGAGCGGCTCGCCAGCGAGACCGCCGCCGACCTCCGCCGCTTCTTCGCGGCGTGGGAGCACGCCTTCGGCCGCGCGCTCGTCACCAAGAACAACGCGCTCGCGACCGGCGTGCCCGCCGTCGCCGAGGCGCTTCCGACGTCGCGCTTCGTCTACGTCCGCCGCGACCCGGTCTTCGCCGCGCAATCGATCCTCGGCGCCCGCGAGACGATCCAGGGCACGCGCGCGGCGCAGTACGGGGTGAACGACCCGGCGCGCGGGACGTACGCGAGTCCGATCGAAGACGTCTGCGCGCAGATCGTGTACCACGAGCGACGTATGGAGGAGGCGCGGCGCATCGTCGGCGACGCGCGGTTCTGGGTCGTGGACTACGAGTCGTTCTGCACCGCGCCGCACGCGATCGTCGAGCGCGTCGGTCGGGAGATCCTCGGAGTGGACGTCGACGGCGCCGCCGTACGCCGCGACCTGCCGCCGCTCCGCAACACCAATCGCCCGAAGCTCGCCGCCGCCGAGATGAAGGAGATCACGGCGACCCTGGCGCGCCTGCGGGCCGGGACCGCCGAGCGCCGGAACACGACGTGA